The Streptomyces achromogenes genome window below encodes:
- a CDS encoding PucR family transcriptional regulator → MNDNRPAGHGPTLPLTVADVLALPVLAAGQPQVVTGAPQLDRPVGWVHITELTDPASFLKGGELVLTTGMPLPEDASGVRRYVDELADVGAAALVIELVRRYHRPPDALVDACRLRGLPLVTLAKDVNFLEVTQVVHALLLGNQADAMRRTQRIHEAFTALTLRGAGPEDVVRAAAETSGRTVVLENLTHQALICEPSGLTVEEALTDWERRSRATGPGDHTATRGPEGWLTASVEYRGERWGRVAMLPARTDGPAFGPQDVTVLERAAMALTVARLIHPTPWERTAHRNALLDLVEQRHRSAQDARARCAALGLPTDRSHFLAGLVDLGAGAGKGGAETESRLVRELSTAGVPALVGELAPGRLGILLGLRASQPWRPVVERLSGTVLGLVPGAVVSIGCEVADIADTARSFRAAARVAEATPPGQPLPRDRSFHELSDIGLRRLLYALREEPRVQEYTERQLRRLLDHDAQHGTDLLTTLRHYLEAAGNKTTAARRGGLSRETLYQRLRTVERLLARDLESGDQRTELHVALTALDVWRAG, encoded by the coding sequence GTGAACGACAACCGACCGGCCGGCCATGGGCCCACTCTTCCGCTCACGGTGGCCGACGTCCTGGCCCTTCCGGTCCTGGCCGCGGGGCAGCCCCAGGTCGTGACCGGCGCGCCTCAGCTGGACCGGCCGGTCGGATGGGTCCACATCACCGAACTGACCGACCCGGCGTCGTTCCTCAAGGGCGGCGAACTCGTCCTCACGACCGGGATGCCGCTTCCGGAGGACGCGTCCGGCGTGCGCCGGTACGTCGACGAACTCGCCGACGTCGGAGCCGCGGCGCTGGTCATCGAACTCGTACGCCGCTACCACCGCCCGCCGGACGCGCTCGTCGACGCCTGCCGCCTGCGGGGACTCCCCCTCGTCACCCTCGCCAAGGACGTCAACTTCCTCGAGGTGACCCAGGTCGTGCACGCCCTGCTGCTCGGCAACCAGGCGGACGCGATGCGCCGCACCCAGCGCATCCACGAGGCGTTCACCGCGCTGACCCTGCGGGGCGCCGGCCCGGAGGACGTGGTGCGCGCGGCGGCGGAGACGAGCGGCCGCACGGTCGTCCTGGAGAACCTCACGCACCAGGCGCTGATCTGCGAACCGTCCGGGCTCACCGTCGAGGAGGCACTCACCGACTGGGAGCGGCGCTCCAGGGCGACCGGACCCGGCGACCACACGGCGACACGAGGCCCGGAGGGCTGGCTCACCGCCTCCGTCGAGTACCGGGGCGAACGCTGGGGTCGCGTGGCCATGCTCCCGGCGCGCACCGACGGACCGGCGTTCGGGCCGCAGGACGTCACCGTGCTGGAACGGGCCGCCATGGCCCTGACCGTGGCACGCCTCATCCACCCCACCCCGTGGGAACGCACCGCACACCGCAACGCCCTGCTCGATCTCGTGGAACAGCGCCACCGCTCCGCGCAGGACGCCCGCGCCCGCTGCGCCGCACTGGGCCTGCCGACCGATCGGAGCCACTTCCTGGCCGGCCTGGTGGACCTAGGCGCGGGCGCGGGGAAGGGAGGAGCCGAGACCGAGTCCCGTCTGGTGCGGGAGCTGAGCACGGCGGGCGTGCCGGCCCTGGTCGGCGAACTGGCCCCCGGCCGTCTCGGCATCCTGCTGGGTCTGCGCGCCTCCCAGCCGTGGCGTCCCGTCGTCGAGCGCCTGTCCGGCACGGTGCTGGGTCTGGTCCCGGGGGCGGTCGTGAGCATCGGCTGCGAGGTCGCGGACATCGCCGACACGGCCCGCTCGTTCCGGGCCGCGGCCCGCGTCGCCGAGGCCACCCCGCCCGGCCAGCCCCTCCCCCGGGACCGCTCCTTCCACGAGCTGTCCGACATCGGTCTGCGCCGCCTGCTCTACGCCCTGCGCGAGGAACCCCGGGTCCAGGAGTACACCGAACGGCAGCTCCGGCGCCTCCTCGACCACGACGCCCAGCACGGCACCGACCTGCTGACGACCCTGCGCCACTACCTCGAGGCAGCCGGCAACAAGACGACCGCCGCCCGCCGGGGCGGCCTCTCCCGCGAGACCTTGTACCAACGCCTGCGCACCGTCGAGCGCCTCCTCGCCCGTGACCTCGAATCGGGCGACCAGCGCACCGAGCTCCACGTGGCGCTCACGGCACTCGACGTGTGGCGAGCCGGCTGA
- a CDS encoding SAM-dependent methyltransferase, with protein sequence MTYEGSSIDPAKPSIARVYDYLLGGKDNYAVDREIGDVFKRDLPGSVAIAFANRSALTRAVKEIAKTTGIRQFIDLGSGLPTADNVHQVAQRHAPESRVVYVDTDLQVLVHGRALLENNDRTRVVAVDVRNPEGIRTHPDTVELIDFDRPVAVILSAILHHVNDDEDPAGIVRYWRDHVPSGSYFFISHFRSGNNPETEEAEKVLQQTFGRGRWRTDAEIAALLDGLEILDPGIVPASLWRPDETDNPWTSAGKRELTVWEHLIAAGLARKA encoded by the coding sequence ATGACGTACGAAGGCTCCTCCATCGACCCGGCCAAGCCCAGCATCGCCCGCGTCTACGACTACCTGCTCGGCGGCAAGGACAACTACGCCGTGGACCGCGAGATCGGCGATGTGTTCAAGCGCGACCTGCCCGGTTCGGTCGCCATCGCCTTCGCCAACCGCTCGGCCCTGACCCGGGCGGTCAAGGAGATCGCGAAGACCACCGGCATTCGGCAGTTCATCGACCTCGGCAGCGGCCTGCCCACCGCCGACAACGTCCACCAGGTCGCGCAACGGCACGCTCCCGAGTCCCGGGTCGTCTACGTCGACACCGATCTCCAAGTGTTGGTCCACGGCCGCGCGTTGCTGGAGAACAACGACCGGACCCGTGTGGTCGCGGTCGACGTGCGCAACCCCGAAGGCATCCGCACTCATCCCGACACCGTCGAACTCATCGACTTCGACCGTCCCGTCGCCGTCATCCTCAGCGCCATCCTCCATCACGTCAACGACGACGAGGATCCGGCCGGCATCGTCCGCTACTGGCGCGACCACGTCCCTTCCGGAAGCTACTTCTTCATCAGCCACTTCCGCTCCGGCAACAACCCGGAGACCGAGGAGGCCGAGAAGGTCCTCCAGCAGACGTTCGGCCGCGGCCGGTGGCGCACGGACGCCGAGATCGCCGCCCTCCTGGACGGCTTGGAGATCCTCGATCCGGGGATCGTGCCCGCGTCCCTGTGGCGTCCCGACGAGACCGACAACCCGTGGACCAGCGCCGGCAAACGAGAGCTCACGGTCTGGGAACACCTCATCGCCGCCGGACTGGCACGGAAGGCGTAG
- a CDS encoding peptidoglycan-binding protein: MNATPEFYVVREGDTLSEIAAMFDVTLAQVKKWNPQIKNPNLIHPGQRVRVAAPTDVPDNDDEPFPGKDFFQSSVSSPIIEVMGWRLIEEGCSAYADEPDLQWSEADRKSYAEWQRKLGFIGSDADGIPGRKSWDKLHVPALHMSE, translated from the coding sequence ATGAATGCGACACCGGAGTTCTATGTGGTAAGGGAGGGCGACACGCTCTCCGAAATCGCGGCCATGTTCGATGTGACACTGGCCCAGGTAAAGAAGTGGAACCCCCAGATCAAGAATCCGAACCTGATTCACCCGGGCCAGCGGGTCCGCGTGGCGGCGCCGACCGACGTGCCGGACAACGACGATGAGCCCTTCCCGGGCAAGGACTTCTTCCAGTCGTCCGTGAGCAGCCCGATCATCGAGGTCATGGGATGGCGCCTCATCGAAGAGGGCTGCTCGGCGTATGCCGACGAGCCGGACCTCCAGTGGAGCGAGGCCGACCGGAAATCCTACGCCGAGTGGCAGCGGAAACTCGGCTTCATCGGCAGTGACGCCGACGGCATTCCGGGACGGAAATCGTGGGACAAACTCCATGTACCGGCTCTCCACATGAGTGAATAG
- a CDS encoding VOC family protein encodes MATPSHAGRMLFVNMPVADVERSKAFFARLGFSYNPMFTDESAACMQVGEQASVMLLSRETFAKFAKLPMADPTTHTLALYCFSVSARDEVDTVVEAALAAGGVEADGPEDHGFMYSRSFYDLDGHGWQVMWMNPSSVSTSPTTT; translated from the coding sequence ATGGCCACTCCCTCACACGCCGGTCGCATGCTCTTCGTGAACATGCCCGTGGCGGACGTCGAGCGCAGCAAGGCGTTCTTCGCGCGGCTCGGATTCAGCTACAACCCGATGTTCACCGACGAGAGCGCCGCCTGCATGCAGGTCGGCGAGCAGGCCTCCGTCATGCTGCTCAGCCGCGAGACGTTCGCGAAGTTCGCGAAGCTGCCGATGGCCGATCCCACCACGCACACGCTGGCGCTCTACTGTTTCAGCGTGTCAGCCCGCGATGAGGTCGACACGGTCGTCGAGGCCGCGCTCGCCGCGGGCGGCGTCGAGGCGGACGGCCCCGAGGACCACGGCTTCATGTACTCACGCAGCTTCTACGACCTCGACGGCCACGGCTGGCAGGTCATGTGGATGAACCCGTCGAGCGTATCGACGTCGCCCACGACGACATGA
- a CDS encoding VOC family protein, with protein sequence MAIKLENVGIAVRDLEASIAFFTDLGLTVLGRDTVSGEWTDTAVGLDGNHANIAMLQTPDGQGRLELFESIHPEAIETDPTRPNEIGMHRVAFSVDDIDQALETAAKHGCHPLRGVATYEDVYKLTYVRGPSGILVMLAQELKKN encoded by the coding sequence ATGGCCATCAAACTGGAGAACGTCGGCATCGCGGTTCGCGACCTCGAAGCATCGATCGCCTTTTTCACCGACCTCGGCCTCACGGTCCTCGGCCGTGACACGGTCAGCGGTGAGTGGACGGACACCGCCGTCGGCCTCGACGGCAACCACGCCAACATCGCGATGCTCCAGACGCCGGACGGTCAAGGTCGTCTCGAGCTCTTCGAGTCCATCCACCCCGAAGCGATCGAGACGGATCCCACGCGTCCCAACGAGATCGGCATGCATCGCGTCGCCTTCTCGGTCGACGACATCGACCAAGCCCTTGAGACAGCGGCAAAGCACGGATGCCATCCGCTGCGCGGGGTGGCGACCTATGAAGACGTCTACAAGCTCACGTACGTCCGCGGCCCCAGCGGCATCCTGGTGATGCTCGCCCAGGAGCTGAAGAAGAACTGA
- a CDS encoding serine/threonine-protein kinase, protein MDTWAVPGYTESLELGAGASGRVVLAVHEETGVPVAVKYLSESLRTRPGFVQGFRAEARLLGGLESPYVADLYEYVESPDGAAIVMELVDGVSLRTLLTRAAPLEPEAALVVLKGSLLGLADAHRVGVVHRDYKPENVLVVPDGSSRLVDFGIAVDVGASAGAAGTPSYMAPEQWTGAPASPAADVYAATATFFECLTSHRPYTGDNLAELALQHVDGPIPADEAPEAVRDLVRRGLAKDPVERPAHAEAFVAELEAAAGAAYGADWEERGRGRLAALVALVPLLLPSARNAPPSTTTDTARTVLGREAAHGTARAWLPGRAGMLVSAAAVILGVLLSYSLRQAPDAAPQQAAQALATSSAQAAAGPAMSTAPTTSADPSASPSSSASSSASPGPSDSASVSAPVTADPGEPPASATVAPVEETTSSGPTTGATPTTASPSPPSAPAVKGVTVTGFRQTGPTTATATITVTTDGTGPFSVDIAWYTSAGGRGLGTPDGASQSFARSGSTQYTLAVDHTFRGTGCYWAIGATTTPASADGGGSRQLLTRQCEIR, encoded by the coding sequence ATGGACACATGGGCAGTACCCGGATACACCGAGTCACTGGAACTCGGGGCAGGGGCGAGCGGGCGGGTCGTCCTGGCCGTGCACGAGGAGACCGGCGTTCCGGTGGCGGTCAAGTACCTCAGCGAGTCACTGCGTACCAGGCCCGGCTTCGTGCAGGGGTTCAGAGCTGAGGCGCGGCTGCTCGGCGGGCTGGAGAGCCCCTACGTCGCCGACCTGTACGAGTACGTCGAGAGCCCGGACGGCGCCGCCATCGTGATGGAGCTGGTGGACGGCGTGTCGTTGCGGACCCTGCTGACCAGGGCGGCCCCGCTCGAGCCCGAGGCCGCGCTCGTGGTCCTCAAGGGGTCGCTGCTCGGCCTGGCCGACGCGCATCGCGTCGGCGTCGTCCATCGCGACTACAAACCGGAGAACGTCCTGGTCGTGCCGGACGGATCGTCCAGGCTCGTCGACTTCGGGATCGCCGTGGACGTCGGCGCCAGCGCCGGCGCAGCCGGGACCCCCTCCTACATGGCCCCGGAGCAGTGGACCGGCGCCCCCGCCTCGCCCGCCGCCGACGTGTACGCGGCCACGGCCACCTTCTTCGAGTGCCTGACGAGCCACCGGCCCTACACCGGTGACAATCTCGCCGAACTCGCCTTGCAGCACGTCGATGGGCCGATCCCCGCCGACGAGGCCCCCGAGGCGGTGCGGGACCTGGTGCGGCGCGGCCTCGCCAAGGACCCGGTGGAACGTCCCGCGCACGCCGAGGCGTTCGTCGCGGAGCTGGAGGCGGCCGCGGGCGCCGCCTACGGGGCCGACTGGGAGGAACGCGGACGTGGCCGGCTCGCCGCGCTGGTGGCACTGGTGCCGCTGCTCCTGCCCTCGGCCCGCAACGCGCCGCCCAGCACCACGACGGACACCGCGCGCACGGTCCTGGGCCGCGAAGCCGCCCACGGCACGGCGCGGGCGTGGCTGCCCGGCCGGGCGGGGATGCTCGTCTCCGCCGCGGCCGTGATCCTGGGCGTCCTCCTGTCCTACAGCCTGCGGCAGGCCCCGGACGCGGCGCCGCAACAGGCGGCGCAGGCACTGGCCACCAGTAGTGCCCAGGCAGCCGCGGGGCCGGCGATGTCCACCGCTCCGACCACGTCGGCCGACCCCTCCGCGTCCCCGTCCTCCAGCGCGTCGTCCAGCGCGTCACCCGGCCCGTCGGACTCGGCTTCGGTCTCGGCCCCGGTGACGGCCGACCCCGGCGAACCCCCGGCGTCCGCCACCGTGGCTCCGGTCGAGGAGACGACCTCCAGCGGTCCGACCACCGGGGCCACGCCGACGACCGCCTCCCCGAGCCCGCCGTCGGCTCCCGCCGTGAAGGGCGTCACGGTGACGGGCTTCCGGCAGACGGGGCCGACGACCGCCACCGCGACCATCACCGTCACGACGGACGGAACCGGCCCGTTCTCCGTCGACATCGCGTGGTACACGAGCGCCGGCGGCCGCGGGCTCGGCACACCGGACGGCGCGTCCCAGTCCTTCGCGCGAAGCGGATCCACCCAGTACACCCTCGCCGTCGACCACACCTTCCGGGGCACTGGCTGCTACTGGGCGATAGGGGCGACCACGACACCCGCTTCCGCCGACGGCGGCGGCTCGCGACAACTTCTGACCAGGCAGTGTGAGATCCGATGA
- a CDS encoding 2'-5' RNA ligase family protein, with protein MRTVEVLLDEAADVAVREAWRRLADAGLPSQARHRSPTNSPHLTLASCGELTAPIRWELAEVAAALPLAVRFTGVVRFERPTSVLAWALDLDRALADLHRRVWEAVSSDSRPEALNPFHEPGRWSPHVTLGRTRRAGAFADRRIPELLPAPPLSVRLTTLRSYDTETGALEVLEPRS; from the coding sequence GTGCGCACGGTCGAGGTATTGCTGGATGAGGCGGCGGACGTGGCCGTGCGGGAGGCGTGGCGGCGACTCGCGGATGCGGGGCTCCCCAGTCAGGCGCGCCACCGTTCTCCCACCAACAGCCCGCATCTCACGCTGGCTTCGTGCGGGGAGTTGACCGCCCCGATTCGCTGGGAGCTCGCCGAGGTGGCGGCTGCTCTGCCGCTGGCGGTGAGGTTCACCGGTGTGGTCCGTTTCGAGCGGCCCACATCGGTGCTGGCCTGGGCTCTGGACCTCGACAGGGCGCTGGCCGACCTGCACCGCCGGGTGTGGGAGGCGGTCTCCTCGGACAGCCGGCCCGAAGCCCTCAACCCCTTCCACGAACCCGGACGCTGGAGCCCGCACGTCACCCTCGGACGGACCCGCCGGGCCGGGGCCTTCGCCGACCGGCGGATCCCCGAACTGCTGCCGGCGCCGCCGTTGTCGGTCCGGCTCACCACCTTGCGCAGCTACGACACAGAAACCGGAGCCCTGGAAGTACTTGAGCCTCGTTCCTGA
- a CDS encoding GNAT family N-acetyltransferase, with the protein MAFDLASLTRRPIAARDAAALAELLNAIEAADVFGEYYSESDAAEQINAPLLDLGRGTVGVFDGDLMVGYSSAAHKPLAEGVHRVGVSGGVHPDYRRRGLGAELLAAGIASAKVLHSIHHPGLPLAVDVQNNALNDSALACYRAAAMTPLRSYSHLRHPLGAAIVDVPAPEGFVFEGYSADNDPEFLAVGNEAFLERRGGVPMPPEQWRGLLGWQAFRPGLSFLLRDAGSGAAAGMLLTFSWDADTEATRVRDAHFMRIGTRPAYRRRGVAGALISHALRSAQDDGFDRASLDVDADGLTGANGLYERAGFIVARTEVSYTLKV; encoded by the coding sequence ATGGCCTTCGACCTCGCAAGTCTCACCCGCCGCCCGATCGCCGCGAGGGACGCCGCCGCCCTGGCCGAACTGCTCAACGCGATCGAGGCCGCCGACGTGTTCGGCGAGTACTACTCCGAGTCGGATGCCGCCGAGCAGATCAACGCCCCTCTGCTCGACCTCGGCCGGGGCACGGTCGGCGTCTTCGACGGCGACCTCATGGTGGGCTACTCCTCCGCAGCCCACAAGCCGCTCGCCGAGGGGGTGCACCGGGTGGGCGTGAGCGGCGGCGTGCATCCGGACTACCGGCGCCGGGGACTCGGCGCCGAGCTGCTGGCCGCCGGGATCGCGAGCGCCAAGGTGCTGCACAGCATTCATCACCCCGGCCTGCCGCTGGCCGTCGATGTCCAGAACAACGCGCTCAACGACAGCGCCCTCGCCTGCTACCGAGCCGCGGCAATGACGCCTCTCCGCTCGTACTCGCACCTGCGGCATCCGCTCGGAGCCGCCATCGTCGACGTGCCGGCACCCGAAGGCTTCGTCTTCGAGGGCTATTCCGCCGACAACGACCCCGAGTTCCTCGCGGTCGGCAACGAGGCCTTCCTCGAGCGTCGGGGCGGCGTTCCGATGCCCCCGGAGCAGTGGCGTGGGCTGCTCGGCTGGCAGGCTTTCCGCCCTGGCCTCAGCTTCCTGTTGCGCGACGCGGGCAGCGGTGCGGCCGCCGGCATGCTGCTGACCTTTTCCTGGGACGCCGACACCGAGGCGACCCGTGTTCGTGACGCACACTTCATGCGCATCGGAACCCGCCCCGCATACCGCCGGCGCGGCGTGGCCGGCGCGTTGATCAGCCATGCCCTGCGCTCCGCGCAGGACGACGGATTCGACCGGGCGAGCCTCGACGTGGACGCAGACGGCCTGACCGGAGCGAACGGCCTGTACGAGCGGGCCGGATTCATCGTCGCCCGCACCGAAGTCAGCTACACCCTCAAGGTGTGA
- a CDS encoding L,D-transpeptidase produces the protein MLRKRRTGLVATTGVLGGVLAVTALGGTSIAATGTDSPSPGTHSASPARAQQEGAAETSEARIQITPGQGTHNVGIDDPVGVTVSKGKLTKVTMTAVATGAEVAGTVSADGVSWKPNGPLERATAYQIAAEAEDAKRRPASGNATITTVSPANDFIGHLSPEDGSTVGVGMPVTVTFDRAVGDKAAVESEIQVSSSSGQQVVGRWLTDHRLDFRPENYWMPGSTVTVTLTRYGVQKTVTFTIGRSQISTVDAKTKQMTVVRNGKTIRTIPISSGSAEHPTYNGRMVISEKFRHIHMNGASVGLKEKNGKPSYDIKAVPHAMRLTDSGTFIHGNYWGADSVFGKVNTSHGCVGLKDVRNGGNSRLPAAWFFDHSLIGDVVIVKNPKDKTMPAPDNGLSDWNVPWSEWVAGSPAG, from the coding sequence ATGCTGAGGAAACGACGCACCGGACTGGTGGCTACGACCGGCGTACTCGGCGGCGTACTCGCGGTCACGGCCCTCGGCGGTACAAGCATCGCTGCCACAGGTACCGACAGCCCCAGCCCCGGCACCCACTCCGCGTCACCGGCGCGGGCGCAGCAGGAGGGCGCTGCGGAAACCTCCGAGGCCCGCATACAGATCACGCCCGGGCAGGGCACCCACAACGTCGGGATCGACGACCCGGTCGGTGTCACCGTCAGCAAGGGCAAGCTCACCAAGGTGACCATGACCGCCGTCGCGACCGGGGCCGAGGTTGCGGGCACCGTGTCCGCGGACGGCGTCTCCTGGAAGCCGAACGGCCCGCTGGAGCGTGCCACCGCGTATCAGATCGCCGCAGAGGCCGAGGACGCCAAGAGGCGCCCCGCCAGCGGTAACGCCACGATCACCACGGTCTCGCCGGCCAACGACTTCATCGGCCACCTCTCCCCCGAGGACGGCTCGACCGTCGGCGTGGGCATGCCGGTGACGGTCACCTTCGACAGGGCGGTCGGCGACAAGGCCGCCGTGGAGTCGGAGATCCAGGTCAGCTCCAGCAGCGGCCAGCAGGTCGTCGGCCGCTGGCTCACCGACCACCGCCTCGACTTCCGCCCCGAGAACTACTGGATGCCCGGCTCCACCGTCACCGTCACGCTCACCCGCTACGGCGTCCAGAAGACGGTCACGTTCACGATCGGCCGGAGCCAGATCAGCACCGTGGACGCGAAGACGAAGCAGATGACCGTCGTCCGCAACGGCAAGACGATCAGAACCATCCCGATCTCGTCCGGCAGCGCCGAGCACCCGACGTACAACGGTCGGATGGTGATATCCGAGAAGTTCCGGCACATCCACATGAACGGTGCGAGCGTCGGCCTCAAGGAGAAGAACGGCAAGCCCTCGTACGACATCAAGGCCGTGCCGCACGCCATGCGTCTGACCGACTCGGGCACGTTCATCCACGGCAACTACTGGGGCGCCGACTCGGTCTTCGGCAAGGTCAACACCAGCCACGGCTGCGTAGGTCTCAAGGACGTCAGGAACGGCGGCAACAGCAGGCTGCCGGCCGCGTGGTTCTTCGACCACTCGTTGATCGGTGACGTCGTGATCGTCAAGAACCCCAAGGACAAGACCATGCCGGCCCCGGACAACGGCCTCAGCGACTGGAACGTGCCGTGGAGCGAGTGGGTCGCGGGCAGCCCGGCCGGCTGA
- a CDS encoding winged helix-turn-helix transcriptional regulator, with amino-acid sequence MRWLETSAENCTVHRTLDLVGEKWSLLLIRDAMNGVRRFDDFRRHVGLSEAVLADRLRKLVAAGILETVAYREQGRRTRHEYRLTRKGWDLWPTMIALKQWGDRYTADPEGPPLEVRHADCGEPLRAVVVCAEDHGPLNPREARTRPGPSAQSLG; translated from the coding sequence ATGAGGTGGCTGGAGACGAGCGCGGAGAACTGCACGGTCCATCGCACTTTGGACCTGGTCGGCGAGAAGTGGTCGCTGTTGCTGATCAGGGACGCCATGAACGGCGTCCGGCGTTTCGACGACTTCCGGCGGCACGTCGGACTGTCCGAGGCCGTCCTGGCCGACCGGCTGCGCAAGCTGGTGGCGGCCGGGATCCTGGAGACCGTCGCCTACCGCGAGCAGGGCCGTCGTACCCGGCACGAGTACCGGCTCACCCGCAAGGGCTGGGATCTGTGGCCCACGATGATCGCGCTCAAGCAGTGGGGCGACCGGTACACGGCGGACCCGGAGGGGCCGCCCCTGGAGGTTCGCCATGCGGACTGTGGTGAACCTCTGCGCGCGGTGGTCGTCTGCGCGGAGGACCACGGGCCGTTGAATCCTCGGGAGGCCCGTACGCGCCCGGGCCCGTCGGCGCAGTCTCTCGGTTGA
- a CDS encoding PaaI family thioesterase: MRRSRTFEWSDPAVSAGAIGSHSGLDFLREILAGRLPAPPVAAALGFTLEEAEHGRAVFVLVPGEEHYNPIGSVHGGVFATLLDSAAGCAVQSVLPQGTGYTSLDLTLKFLRPVTVDTGKIRAIGTVLHGGRRTALAQAELRDSEDRLLAQAISSCMLFPVAPR, encoded by the coding sequence ATGCGCAGGTCACGTACGTTCGAGTGGTCGGACCCCGCCGTCTCTGCCGGAGCCATCGGAAGTCACAGCGGTCTCGACTTCCTCCGCGAGATCCTGGCCGGCCGGCTGCCCGCACCGCCGGTCGCCGCCGCCCTGGGCTTCACCCTGGAGGAGGCCGAGCACGGCCGCGCGGTCTTCGTGCTGGTGCCGGGCGAGGAGCACTACAACCCGATCGGCAGCGTCCACGGCGGCGTCTTCGCCACGCTCCTCGACTCGGCGGCAGGCTGCGCCGTCCAGTCCGTGCTGCCTCAGGGCACGGGTTACACCTCGCTCGACCTGACCTTGAAGTTCCTGCGCCCGGTCACCGTCGACACCGGCAAAATCCGCGCCATCGGCACCGTGCTCCACGGCGGCCGCCGTACCGCGCTCGCCCAGGCGGAGCTGCGTGACTCCGAGGACCGGCTGCTGGCCCAGGCCATCAGCAGTTGCATGCTCTTCCCCGTCGCGCCCCGCTGA
- a CDS encoding family 2B encapsulin nanocompartment shell protein, with amino-acid sequence MSVDSIPETPTTPVAAQQSLSTAAARNLATTTKSAPQMQEITSRWLLRMLPWVEAKGGAYRVNRRLRHTLGDGRIEFVQEGATVRVIPRELGELALLRGFEDTDVLTSLADRCTQRDFTAGEVLVERGSPADRIHLIAHGRLIQTSEGQYGGENSLAVLADGDHFGENALSDCDARHDCTVTAETSGTLLTLSHADFTAVLNRAPRLQAHVDAFSSRTRQRQNKHGEAEIALSAGHVGEAELPGTFVDYEPKPREYELSVAQTVLRIHTRVADLYNGPMDQSEEQLRLTIEALRERQEHELINNPEFGLLNNADFKQRIQPRFGPPTPDDMDDLLCRRRGTKMFLAHPRTIAAIGRGFNACGLYPDHVDLGGQSVPAWRGVPILPCNKIPISKEQTSSIIAMRTGEKNQGVIGLRQTGLLDEYEPGLSVRFMGINEQAIISYLVSTYYSAAVLLPDALGVMENVQIAPRPR; translated from the coding sequence ATGTCCGTCGACAGCATTCCGGAGACTCCCACCACACCCGTCGCGGCGCAGCAGTCCCTGAGTACCGCCGCCGCCCGCAACCTCGCCACCACCACCAAGTCCGCCCCGCAGATGCAGGAGATCACCTCCCGCTGGTTGCTGCGGATGCTGCCCTGGGTGGAGGCCAAGGGCGGCGCCTACCGGGTCAACCGCCGGTTGCGCCATACCCTCGGCGACGGACGCATCGAGTTCGTCCAGGAGGGCGCCACGGTCCGGGTGATCCCCCGAGAGCTCGGTGAACTGGCCCTACTGCGCGGTTTCGAGGACACGGACGTGCTCACCTCCCTCGCCGACCGCTGCACGCAGCGCGATTTCACCGCGGGCGAGGTCCTCGTCGAGCGCGGCAGCCCCGCGGACCGGATCCACCTGATCGCCCACGGCCGGCTCATCCAGACCTCCGAGGGCCAGTACGGCGGAGAGAACTCCCTCGCGGTGCTCGCTGACGGCGACCACTTCGGCGAGAACGCCCTGTCGGACTGCGACGCCCGTCACGACTGCACCGTCACCGCCGAGACCTCCGGCACCCTCCTCACCCTCTCCCACGCCGACTTCACCGCCGTCCTGAACCGCGCACCCCGTCTACAGGCCCACGTCGACGCGTTCAGCTCCCGCACGCGGCAGCGGCAGAACAAACACGGCGAGGCAGAGATCGCCCTGTCGGCAGGTCACGTCGGCGAGGCCGAACTGCCGGGCACCTTCGTCGACTACGAGCCGAAGCCTCGCGAGTACGAGCTGTCCGTCGCGCAGACCGTGCTGCGGATCCACACCCGGGTCGCCGACCTCTACAACGGTCCGATGGACCAGAGCGAGGAGCAACTCAGGCTCACCATCGAGGCGTTGCGAGAGCGACAGGAACACGAGCTGATCAACAACCCCGAGTTCGGGCTGCTGAACAACGCGGACTTCAAGCAACGCATCCAGCCTCGTTTCGGCCCGCCGACCCCGGACGACATGGACGATCTGCTCTGCCGTCGGCGCGGCACCAAGATGTTCCTCGCGCACCCCAGGACGATCGCCGCCATCGGACGTGGGTTCAACGCCTGCGGTCTCTACCCCGATCATGTCGACCTCGGCGGGCAGTCCGTCCCCGCCTGGCGCGGGGTACCCATCCTGCCGTGCAACAAGATCCCGATCAGCAAGGAGCAGACCAGCTCCATCATCGCGATGCGCACCGGCGAGAAGAACCAGGGCGTCATCGGTCTGCGGCAGACGGGACTGCTGGACGAGTACGAACCGGGGCTCTCCGTGCGGTTCATGGGCATCAACGAACAGGCGATCATCTCCTACCTCGTCAGCACCTACTACTCCGCCGCGGTGCTGCTGCCCGACGCCCTCGGCGTGATGGAGAACGTGCAGATCGCCCCCAGGCCGCGCTGA